The region TATAAAAGAATAGAGAATAAAAATTCCCAAGACTATATACAAAACATCTCCCGTTGAAAAAGGTATCCACGAAAAAAAGAGCTGATGTATTTTTTTCTGGATTTCAAAAAGACTTTCAAAAAATGAAATCATCCAAACCGATTTAGAGAAAACAAAAAATAAAAGAAATTGGGCAAGTAATAAACCCGCCCAAAATCTTTTCTTCGTATATAAATTGTTAATATTAATGACCACTTCCTTTTGTGAGTTTATCAAGATCTATACCCTGAGATTTTAAAATACCACTTACACGGATTGCGTAGAAAGCTAAGTAAGCAAAACAAATAACTCCTACGATATAACTCGTATGTATTGTTGCGATATCTGCAATATATCCCTGAATAAGGCTTACAATTCCTCCTCCCATAATCATCATGATCAACAAACCTGACCCCTGGTTGGTATGCTTTCCAAGGCCATTGATGGCAAGTGCAAAAATACAAGGCCACAAAGTTGAACAGAATAAGCCAACACTTGTAAATGCATACACAGATACCATTCCTTTTGTAAGCATTCCTATAATAAGAGCTGCAATTCCTGCAGAAGAGAAAATAAGCAGCATTCTTGCCGGGTTTCCTTTACTCATTACATCACAGATAATCATTACAATAATAATTAAACCATACACATAAAAAGGAGTAAGGTCATGCTTTGCAATGGCATTCACTAGTAAGAATACTCCGAACGCCAAATAAGGAGCTAAGAATCTTAAAATCTTTTTAAATCCTGCACTAAAATCGAAAGCGTCAACAGCCCCTGTCCAACGTCCGATCATCATAGAAGCCCAGTAAAGGGAAATATAAGGGGCAACGTCCTTAGTTTGAAACCCTAAATCTTTTTCCATATAAGCCGGTAAATTACTGGCTGTAGATACTTCAACTCCTACATAAACAAAGATGGCAATCATTCCCATAATAAGCTGTGGATACTGAAGTGCAGATTTTCTGTGTTCTCCAGGGGTAGAATCATCCGTGTTCTCAGTGTTCGTAGGCGTTATGGTTGGGAGTGAAGAAAACTTCAACATGATAGCCACTAAAACAAATGCCACTCCTAAGATGAGATAAGGAATTTTTACACTTTCTACACTTACTTCAGTATTGGCAGCAGTTGCAGATCCAAAAATAGCAAAAGAAACGATTAGAGGACCGATGGTTGTTCCAAAATTGTTGATTCCACCTGCCATTGTTAGTCTTTGAGATCCTGTTTCTACAGGTCCCACTTCAATCGCAAGAGGGTTGGCTACAATCTGTTGTAAGGAAAATCCTAAACCTACAATAAATAATCCTGAGATCATTAAAGGGAAAGATCCCATATTGGCAGCCGGATAAAATAATAAAGTTCCCAAAGCTGAAATCAATAATCCGGTAATGAGTCCGTTTTTATAACCGATCTTGTTGATCAAGTCTTGTTTCAGTCCTTTCGAAATAAACATATAAATTAATGAACCTACTGTATATGCAACGTAGAAACAAATTTGAACGAGCATACTTTCGGTTTGGGATAAATTAAATGCCTTTTTGAAAACCGGGATTAGGATATCATTACTGGCTGCAACAAAACCCCAGAAAAAAAATACAGTAACTAACGGGATGAACTGTCCCCAGTTAGTTTGTTTAGAATAGTTTGACATATTTGTTAATAAAAAATTCGCAATAACAAATATAGATTATTTCTTTGATTAAGAGTATTTAACTAAAGTTTTTTTTATTGTCTCAAAAGCTGACAATTTTAAATCTTTTGGAGAATTTGAAGGAGCTAAAATCCCATTGTAAAAAACTTTTACTTTGCCTGGGTAGCCTTTAGAATTATCAAATGGAAAAATCTCTTTTAAACCAATGAAAGTATGGATTACAATAGGGGAATTGTGTTTGGACGACAAGGTAAATGCTCCGTCTTTAAATTCGTCCAATATAATAGAGGTGTCATCAGGAACTCCTCCTTCTGGAAAGATGACGATGCTGCAGCCTTCCTCCATTTTTTCAGCACATCTTCTGTAAACATCGGCGCGGCTTCTTGCACTGCTTCGGTCTACCATCACACAGATTCTTTTATAAATGGTTCCGAAAATAGGAATTTTTACCAGTTCTTTTTTTCCGACAAAGCAGATGGGATGATGGGGGAACAAAATGCAGGTGAGCATAATATCCATAATAGAAGTATGATTGGAAATAATAACATACTGTTTTCCTTTTTCGAGCTGCTGATGAGAAAGCCTGGTGATTTCGTGTCGCAGTCCCATTCCGTAGAACATTCCGTAGCTCCAGAACCGAATAAATTTATAAGCGTATTTATAATGCTTTTTACTGAAAGATAAAATATAAACGGGTATTCCGAAAATTATCGTTAGAAAAAATGCCAGAAGCAAAAGCCAAAATCTCCAGCTATAATTTAAAATCTTTCCCACAGGTTATCCGTTAAAAATTACTTTCTTCTTTATTGAATAATTAAGTACCGAAACTAATAAAATTGCAGCGATTTTACTAATTATTTCGGGACTTAGTGTATAAAAAACTAAACTGATATTGTCTTTAAAAATGAAACTGTAAAAAAACTGGAAAAAACTAAGACTTAATAAAGTTGAAATAAAAGACACGGCCATGAAATAGGCAAATTCTTTCTTTTTTGAATGCTTTCCTCTTTCAAAAACGAACCAGATACTCAGAAAATAATTGGTAATAATACCGCAGCTTGTAGATAGAATATTGCTTAAAGGATAATGGATGCTATAAAAATTAGTTTCCTGAGGAAACACTTTTGGAAGTTGAATACTGAAAATTTTAAAACTTCCAATCTCAACAATAGCACTAAGCCCTCCTGCTATGATGAAGAATAAAATTTGTTTTTGACGTAGTAGTAAGTCTCTCATTCAATTGATATGAACTGCAAATTTATAACTATATGTTAAACAGTGAAAAAAGTTGTTAAATATTTTTTTTGAATCAAAAATCTTTTTAAATTTATTATTCAAAGTGACATAAAAGTAACCTGATAATAAATTCATTTTCAACAGCTTGTGTTGGGCGGTTTTTCTATCTTGTAATACGGGTTTGAACGTATTTTACCAATTTTTTTATCAAAAACTATAATAATATTTGTATGAAAAGTCAAAACAAATACAGAAAATTCCAGCTTCAACAGAAAAATATCGAAGCTCTCGAAAGACAAAGCTCTAGATTTAAAAGAGTGTATACGGAGTACGAAAATATGTCTGATGAATTATGGAATCTTGAGAATTCTAACGGGGAACCCGTTCCTGATGATTTTATCAATGCAATGATTTTACAGACTTCCTATTTAGAAGATGAAATAGAAGATTGGCTTATACAATTCAACGAGAAAAAAACTGATATAAAACATTAGTAATTTTAAAAAGCTTCCTGTGTGTTTATAAGACGGTTTAAAGATAAATTCATAATTTAGCATCCTTAAACTAAAATGTAATATATGGTTGCTATTGTTGATAGTGGTTCAACTAAATCTGATTGGGTAATTCTGGATGACTTTAAAAATGTTTTCTTAAAAACCGAAACCATTGGTTTCAACCCCAATTTTATCAGCAAAGAGCTTATTGTACCTGAAATTGAGAAAAATACAAGTTTAATATCGGTTAAAAATTCAATCACCAGGATATTTTTCTATGGTTCGGGCTGTGGTGTGGAACAAAACTGCATAACAATAGAAGAGGAAGTAGGGAGAGTTTTTACCAATGCGGAGATTTTCGTTAAAGAAGATCTTACTGCTGCTGCTTATGCTGCGTATAACGGTAAGCCAACCATTGTTTGTATTTTGGGAACAGGTTCCAATTCTTGTTATTTCGACGGAGAAAATTTAAAAATAAAACTTCCTTCACTAGGTTATCTTGTTGGTGACGAAGGAAGTGGAAGTGCTATTGGAAAACAATTGGTACGCAGATTCTTCATGCAAAAACTTCCTGATGACCTGTCATATGAGTTTGAAAAAACGTATAATCTTACTGTAGATGAAACCTTGAAAAACATGTATCATACTCCAAGACCCAATGCTTATTTGGCAAATTTCAATAAATTTGTTGTAGAAAGAAAGGATCATCCTTACTTTCAGAAAATGATTTTCGAAGAAATGATGAGTTTTTTCGATTATCAGGTTCTTCCTTATGAAGAATCAAAAGAAGCTGAAATCAACTTTATTGGTTCTATAGCTTATTATTATGAAAATATTCTACGTTCTGCAGCTGCAGAACTTCATTTAAATGTGGGAAGAATCGTACAAAAGCCTATCGAGAGCTTGGTAGATTACCACATTAAATATATACTTTAAATAAAAAATAAAATTCTATGTCAAGTAAAAATAACCGCGACGAGAAGAACTTTAACCAGGCCGCGTTAGACTATCATAAAACAGAACCCAAAGGAAAAATAGAAGTTATTCCTTCAAAACCGCATTCCTCTCAGAGAGATTTGTCATTGGCCTATTCACCGGGAGTTGCAGTTCCTTGTATGGAAATTCATGAAAAGCCGGAAACAGTTTATGATTATACAGGAAAAGGAAATCTGGTAGCTGTTATTTCTAACGGTACTGCTGTTTTGGGATTAGGTGATATTGGAGCAGAAGCTTCGAAGCCTGTAATGGAAGGAAAAGGTCTTTTATTCAAGATTTTTGCGGATATTAATGTATTTGATATTGAAATCGATGAAAAAGATCCGGATAAATTTATTGATATTGTAAAAGGGATTGCACCTACCTTTGGAGGGATCAATCTTGAAGATATTAAAGCTCCTGAAGCTTTTTATATTGAACAAAGACTGAAAGAAGAGCTGGATATCCCTTTAATGCACGATGATCAGCACGGAACAGCAATTATTTCTGCGGCAGCATTGATCAATTCTTTGCAAATTGCCAACAAAAAGATCGAGGAAGTAAAAATGGTGGTGAATGGAGCAGGAGCGGCAGCAATTGCTTGTACCAACCTGTACATATCTTTAGGATTGAAGAGGGAAAATGTATTGATGTGCGACAGTAAAGGAGTTATTAATCATAAAAGAGAAAATCTTACTCCTGAGAAATTAGATTTCATTGCTAACACAGATATTGAAACCTTAGAGGATGCCGTAAAAGGTTCCGATGTTTTTGTAGGATTGTCAAAAGGAAATGTAATGACGCCTGAAATGCTTTTAAGCATGAACGAAAATCCTATTGTTTTTGCTTTGGCAAACCCGGATCCGGAAATTGCTTATGATTTAGCTCTGGAAACCCGAAAGGATGTGATTATGGCAACCGGTAGAAGCGATTATCCTAATCAGGTTAATAATGTTCTTGGTTTCCCTTACATTTTCCGTGGAGCATTGGATGTTCAGGCAAAAGGAATTAATGAAGAAATGAAATTGGCAGCTGTTCATGCGATTGCTAATTTGGCTAAAGAACCGGTTCCTGAAGCTGTAATTTTGGCTTATAATGTTCAGAATTTACAATTTGGAAGAGAATATTTTATTCCGAAGCCATTTGATAACAGATTGATCACAAAAGTATCGAGTGCAGTAGCCAAAGCCGCAATTGATAGCGGTGTGGCAAGAAAAACAATTACCGATTTCGAAGAATATGAACATCACCTTCTGGATAGAATGGGAAGAGATGAAAAGTTGGTAAGAATGATGCAGAGCCGTGCGAAAGCAGATCCGAAAAGAATCACTTTAGGAAATGCTGAAGAATATAATGTATTGAAAGCTGCTCAAATCCTCTATGAAGAGGGAATTGCGTTTCCAAGCCTTTTAGGAAACAAAAAGTACATTCAGGAGCAGATGGAGCGTTACGGAATTAATCTTAATGTTCCGATTATTGATCCAAGTGATGATGATCAGAAGGAAAACAGAAAGAAATATAGAGAAACACTTTGGAAACTTCGTCAAAGAAAAGGAATGAACGAGTACAAAGCCAAAAGATTCGTTCGCCAGAGAGATTATTTTGGACCATTGATGTTGAAGCATGGAGATACAGACGGATTGATTATCGGTTTCTCTAAGAATTATACTTCAGTATTAAGACCTGTTTTGGAAGTTATTGAAAAAGATAAAGGAGTAGACAAAGTAGCGGCAATGATGATGATTTTATCCGAGAAAAAACCTATTTTCTTTGCAGATACTTCGATCAATCAAAATCCGACATCAGATGATTTGGTAAATATTGCTAAAATGGCAGAGTTTACAGTGAGATCTTTTGCGATTGAACCGAGAATTGCAATGTTGGGATTTGAAAATTTCGCGGCGATTTCCGATACTTCTAAAAAAGTGGCAAAAGCAGTAAGCATTCTTCATGAGAAATACCCTAAAATGATTGTAGATGGTGAGATTCAACCGGATTTTGCGATGAATTCAGACCATTTGAGTGATTATCCTTTCTCAAAACTGGAAACGACTCCTGCGAATACTTTTATCTTCCCAAATCTGGAGTCAGCGAATTTGTCCTATAAAATCATCAGAGGAATGAAAGTGGCGCAGGTTATTGGGCCAATCTTAATGGGGCTAAAGCAGCCTGTTCACGTTTTACAGATGCGCTCAAGCGTTGATGAAATTGTAAATTTGGCTACCGTTGCCGTTTTAGATGCTCAAAGAAGAGAGAAAAAGGATAAAAAATAATATTGACATAGCTTTATAGCAAAAATGAATAAAAAAGACTCCAGATTTTTGGAGTCTTTTTTTATTTGAAGATTCTGTTGGGTTTTTGATAAAAGAATAAGTTAAAAATCATTCGTCCGTGAAATGAAAACATAACTTAGTTTAATTTGCTATATTTGGGAGTTTTAAAAATTAATCATGATATTTTCTTTACAAGGAACTGTTCAGGAGCTTACCCCAACTTATGCAGTCATTAATGTGCAGGGTGTGGGTTATTATGTGGGAATCAGTTTACTAACTTCCCAACAACTTCTCCTGAATCAGAATACTTTTTTATTTATACAACAGATTATCCGGGAAGATGCCCATTTGCTTTTCGGCTTTAACACTCGTTCTGAAAAAGAAATGTTTAATTTGTTAATAAGCGTTAACGGCGTTGGAGCAGTTTCTGCTTTGATCTTACTCTCTACTTTTAGCCTTAATGAAATAGCTTCTGCGGTACTTTCAGGCAATAGCGCGTTGATTCAAAAAGCTAAAGGAATAGGGGCTAAAACGGCTGAAAGAATTATTGTTGATTTGAAAGATAAAGTCCAAAAATTCAACACTTCAGAAGAAAATATTTCTACATTTGTAAATAATAAAATCAAGGAAGAATCGTTATCTGCATTAGAAGTTTTAGGGATTCCTAAACGAATGAGTGAGAAGATTGCAGATAAAATAATTAAACAAAATCCAAGTATTTCGGTAGAAGAATTGGTAAAACAAATTTTAAAAAACATTTAACATTTGGTGACGACTCATAAATATTTCAACATATTCTTGTTCCTGTCTTTTCTGTGTATTTCCATCAATACATTCGGACAAGAAAACCCTGCGACGGGAATTTCTATAAAAAAGGATTACGAATTACCTGATCCTACCCAATACGAAGCATTTTATGATATAAAAACCGGGATGTATCTCGTATATCCCAAGATTGGAAATATTGTAACCGGAGTTCCTACGGCAATGTCTCCTGAAGAGTATAGAGAGTTTATGCTCGCAACACAGTCAAAAGCTTATTATAAAGAGAAATCGGATCGCTATAGTCTGCTTTTCAGAAAAGATAAAAATGATGCATTAAGGAAAGGATTGATTCCTGCTTTAACCATCAGAAACAGACTTTTTGAAACTATTTTCGGAAGCAATAAAATAGAAATTATTCCATCTGGATTTGCCTCTTTCGATTTTGGAGGCTTGTATCAAAAAATAGATAATCCACTGATTCTGCCTCAAAACAGAACCAGTTTTACTTTTGATATTAACCAGAGAATTCAGCTTGGGCTTTTAGGAAAAGTAGGTGAAAACCTTCAGTTGAAAGCCAATTATGATACTCAAAGCGGTTTTGCATTTGAAAACAAAATGAATTTGGTATGGCAGGCAAAAGGAAGCTGGAAAGACCTGCAAAGTAAAGGATTGGGAGATGTGAATTCTCCCGGAGCAGGTGGTGAAGATAAAATAATAAAAAGAGTAGAATTCGGTAATGTGAATATGCCTTTGTCTACCAGTCTTATTCGTGGCTCTGAATCACTTTTCGGGGTAAAAACAGAATTTCAGTTGGGTAAAACTTACGGAACTGTAGTATTATCGCAACAGCAAGGTGAGGCCAGAAATATTGTCGTGCAAGGAGGAGGGGTAATGAATACTTTTAAAATCAATGCGATAGATTATGAAGAAAATCAGCATTACTTTTTAGGGCATTATTTCTTAAACGGATATGATAATGCATTGTTGAATTACCCTCAGATTAATTCCAGAATCAATATCACGAGATTAGAAGTTTGGGTATTGGATCAGGGGAACAGCAATCTTGCCTATCAGAAAAGTATAGTCGGAATCCGAGATTTGGGAGAAGGGGCGGCAGGAACACCGGATAACTCTCAGAATGGACTGTACAGTGCAATTTCCACGGCGATGGGAACCAGAGATCCCGGAACGAACTACGGAGATATCTTACAAGGCGGAACATTCCCCGGAAGTACGCAGCCATACAGCAACGGAGAGCAATTTATTTTTAATAAAAAAGCAAGAAGGCTGAATGCCAACGAGTATACTTTCCAACCGCAGCTTGGATACATTTCATTAAATCAAAAACTAAACGACCAGCAGTTGCTGGCTGTTTCATATTCATATACCCTAAACGGAACGAATCAGGTTTATAAAGTGGGAGAGTTTTCAGAAGAAAGCCCTGTATTGGTAGCTAAGCTTTTGAAATCAAATAGTACGGTAAATATAGCATCTCCCATGTGGGATCTGATGATGAAGAATATTTATTCTTTGGATGCAGGACAGGTAAGCCAGGATGGGTTTATCTTAAATGTTTATTATAGAGATGCACAAACCGGTGGTAAAGTTAATTATCTTCCAAATACGAGTGTTCAGGATACCAATTTGTTAAAATTAATGAACTGGGACCGTTTGAATACCAATGGTGACCTCCAGTCAAATAGTGGGGGAACAACGGGAGATGGTATTTTTGACTTTGTCAACGGAATTACCATAAGACCGGAAACCGGAAAGGTTATCTTTACCAAAGTACAGCCATTTGGAAGTAATATCCAGAACCTTTTAGGAAGCAACAATCCTCAGTATGTATTTAGTGATTTGTATGAGAAGCAGAAGCAAGCAGCTACATACAGTAACTTGTCGCAAAGATACACGATGGAAGGTCGTTACAAAGGAACTACTGGGCAAGGTATTTCATTGGGAGCAGTAAATGTTCCGCAAGGATCTGTAAAGGTTTCGGCAAATGGAGTACAGTTAACGGAGGGAGTAGATTATACCGTTGATTATATGCTGGGAACAGTGACCATCATCAACGAACAGGTAAAACAATCTGGTCAGGC is a window of Candidatus Chryseobacterium colombiense DNA encoding:
- a CDS encoding sugar MFS transporter, encoding MSNYSKQTNWGQFIPLVTVFFFWGFVAASNDILIPVFKKAFNLSQTESMLVQICFYVAYTVGSLIYMFISKGLKQDLINKIGYKNGLITGLLISALGTLLFYPAANMGSFPLMISGLFIVGLGFSLQQIVANPLAIEVGPVETGSQRLTMAGGINNFGTTIGPLIVSFAIFGSATAANTEVSVESVKIPYLILGVAFVLVAIMLKFSSLPTITPTNTENTDDSTPGEHRKSALQYPQLIMGMIAIFVYVGVEVSTASNLPAYMEKDLGFQTKDVAPYISLYWASMMIGRWTGAVDAFDFSAGFKKILRFLAPYLAFGVFLLVNAIAKHDLTPFYVYGLIIIVMIICDVMSKGNPARMLLIFSSAGIAALIIGMLTKGMVSVYAFTSVGLFCSTLWPCIFALAINGLGKHTNQGSGLLIMMIMGGGIVSLIQGYIADIATIHTSYIVGVICFAYLAFYAIRVSGILKSQGIDLDKLTKGSGH
- a CDS encoding lysophospholipid acyltransferase family protein — encoded protein: MGKILNYSWRFWLLLLAFFLTIIFGIPVYILSFSKKHYKYAYKFIRFWSYGMFYGMGLRHEITRLSHQQLEKGKQYVIISNHTSIMDIMLTCILFPHHPICFVGKKELVKIPIFGTIYKRICVMVDRSSARSRADVYRRCAEKMEEGCSIVIFPEGGVPDDTSIILDEFKDGAFTLSSKHNSPIVIHTFIGLKEIFPFDNSKGYPGKVKVFYNGILAPSNSPKDLKLSAFETIKKTLVKYS
- a CDS encoding GtrA family protein; the protein is MRDLLLRQKQILFFIIAGGLSAIVEIGSFKIFSIQLPKVFPQETNFYSIHYPLSNILSTSCGIITNYFLSIWFVFERGKHSKKKEFAYFMAVSFISTLLSLSFFQFFYSFIFKDNISLVFYTLSPEIISKIAAILLVSVLNYSIKKKVIFNG
- a CDS encoding ATPase; the protein is MVAIVDSGSTKSDWVILDDFKNVFLKTETIGFNPNFISKELIVPEIEKNTSLISVKNSITRIFFYGSGCGVEQNCITIEEEVGRVFTNAEIFVKEDLTAAAYAAYNGKPTIVCILGTGSNSCYFDGENLKIKLPSLGYLVGDEGSGSAIGKQLVRRFFMQKLPDDLSYEFEKTYNLTVDETLKNMYHTPRPNAYLANFNKFVVERKDHPYFQKMIFEEMMSFFDYQVLPYEESKEAEINFIGSIAYYYENILRSAAAELHLNVGRIVQKPIESLVDYHIKYIL
- a CDS encoding NADP-dependent malic enzyme is translated as MSSKNNRDEKNFNQAALDYHKTEPKGKIEVIPSKPHSSQRDLSLAYSPGVAVPCMEIHEKPETVYDYTGKGNLVAVISNGTAVLGLGDIGAEASKPVMEGKGLLFKIFADINVFDIEIDEKDPDKFIDIVKGIAPTFGGINLEDIKAPEAFYIEQRLKEELDIPLMHDDQHGTAIISAAALINSLQIANKKIEEVKMVVNGAGAAAIACTNLYISLGLKRENVLMCDSKGVINHKRENLTPEKLDFIANTDIETLEDAVKGSDVFVGLSKGNVMTPEMLLSMNENPIVFALANPDPEIAYDLALETRKDVIMATGRSDYPNQVNNVLGFPYIFRGALDVQAKGINEEMKLAAVHAIANLAKEPVPEAVILAYNVQNLQFGREYFIPKPFDNRLITKVSSAVAKAAIDSGVARKTITDFEEYEHHLLDRMGRDEKLVRMMQSRAKADPKRITLGNAEEYNVLKAAQILYEEGIAFPSLLGNKKYIQEQMERYGINLNVPIIDPSDDDQKENRKKYRETLWKLRQRKGMNEYKAKRFVRQRDYFGPLMLKHGDTDGLIIGFSKNYTSVLRPVLEVIEKDKGVDKVAAMMMILSEKKPIFFADTSINQNPTSDDLVNIAKMAEFTVRSFAIEPRIAMLGFENFAAISDTSKKVAKAVSILHEKYPKMIVDGEIQPDFAMNSDHLSDYPFSKLETTPANTFIFPNLESANLSYKIIRGMKVAQVIGPILMGLKQPVHVLQMRSSVDEIVNLATVAVLDAQRREKKDKK
- the ruvA gene encoding Holliday junction branch migration protein RuvA; translated protein: MIFSLQGTVQELTPTYAVINVQGVGYYVGISLLTSQQLLLNQNTFLFIQQIIREDAHLLFGFNTRSEKEMFNLLISVNGVGAVSALILLSTFSLNEIASAVLSGNSALIQKAKGIGAKTAERIIVDLKDKVQKFNTSEENISTFVNNKIKEESLSALEVLGIPKRMSEKIADKIIKQNPSISVEELVKQILKNI